In the Pan paniscus chromosome 19, NHGRI_mPanPan1-v2.0_pri, whole genome shotgun sequence genome, ATAGAAAGAACCACCACCCAATAGGAAGATGAATTTCACATAATAAATGaccccaaacacctcccacctcaGAAGCAGAAAGGGGCCaactcttcctctctctgcccctTTCAGAGCGCGGCTCAGCCCGTTGGGTGCTTGTGCTGCAGCCTTGGATTAGGAGGGACTATGAGGTGGGGACAGCAATGACAGCCATCTGGCCAGGCCAATACATCCTGCCTGGCTGGGCTTTCAGCTCCCACCATTGCCCCTAGCTGGTCAGCAAGGTCCTGCCCGCCTCCTGGCTGTGGGGCTGCACATGTCAGATTCCCTTCCCATGTCTGGGGAGCTCCCACCTGAGGATCTTGCTGGAAAGTCCTTGCCTGGGCTGTGCCAATCCAAGGCCCTGCCCTGCTCTTGGAACAAACAGCCACAGGCTAGGAGCAGGGCCGCaagatggaggctgcaatgatGGCAGTGATCGGGGTGGGGTCGTCGtgggaggtgttttttttttacaaatataaaaacattatatatattgggGGTATGTATATTACACGTATTatccttttaaaaagttttattgtgaaatatttatcCATGAGTACATATAACATAGATGTCCAGTTTTTCAAGTTACAAAAAGCAGACagccctccctttttttttttttttttttgagacggagtctcgctctgtcacccaggctgtagtgcagtggtgcaatctcagctcactgcaacctcacctcctgggttcaagcgattcttctgcctcagcctccccagtagctgggtttacaggcgcatgccaccatgcccggctaatttttgtatttttagtagagacggggttttgccttgttggccaggctggtctcaaactcctgaccttgtgatccgcctgcctcggcctcccaaagtgctgggattacaagcgtgagccaccgcgcctggccaaaagcaGACACCCTTGGAACCACCTCCCAGAACAAGAAGTGGAacatttcaagtaaaaaaaattacacctgccctatgacccagcaaccccacttcCGGAAATACAAGCAAAATCATGCCCAGGGGTCTTCGTGGCAGCTTGCTCTGCAATGGCAAACACCACACCAAACCAGGAGGAGCTAGTCTGTGCCGACACCTGCACACACGGCTGCCCCAAAGTCCCACACCCAGGGGTGGGATGCTGGAGATGAAGGTCCTGCCAGTGTCACGTGCTGCTTAGTGACAGGGTTGAGGGGCCTTAGTCGGCTTGACTCAAGGTGGCCTCACTGTGGCCTTTTGTATAAAAAAATCTTCAAGTGCTCATTGTTCCCTGAGTGACTCACTTGAGGTAACAGCCTACATACATGACCATAAATGTGGCCAAGCATCCCGCTCGGAAATATTCAtcataagccaggcgtggtggcgcacacctgtaatcccagctactcaggaggctgagggaggagaatcccaTGAGCCCATGACCGCAcccctgcacaccagcctgggtgacagatggagatcctgtctcaaaaaaaacacatcGATGTTTGTAtagctaaaaagaaagaaatttaaatgtccaataatggataaataaacttgATAGTCATTAGAATGACTACAGCAATCAGTGAAAATTTTCAATCATGTGAAAAATGCTTATGTTAAGTCAGGAAACTTCAGAAAAcactgtaatctgagctactctggaggctgaggtgggaggatcctttgagctcaggagcttgaggctgcagtgagccatgattgtgccactgtactccagcctgagtgacagagcaagaccatctcctaaaaacacaaaaatgtttaaatgcagaaaacaaaattgtttgTAGAATACAATTATAAGGATGCACAAAATAAAAAGACTACAAGACAGGACGGATGTCTATCCAAAtgttacaaaaaattaaagagagctgcaggtggggaggagggaggaatctGTCTCCCCCTGGGACTACTCTGGCTCACCGCCCCTCCCTGAGTGCTCCTTTGGCCCTTATCATCTCCAGAGGCAAGTTCAGGTAGATCTGAATTTTGTCACACACGCTGTCCTGTAAGCCCAGAAGTCCCCTGGGCACTGCTCTCGCCTCCCAGGCCCAGACAGTACCTAGAACTGGCTTCTCTCTGGGGCAAGGGCATCCCATTTATCCCCCTCCTAGACTGTGTCCCCTTCAAAAAGGCTGCAACAGTGAACTCTGCGTTTATGCTCACCTCCCCCAACCTCCAATCTCTTTCTGAGTTAACAGAGAGGCCAACAGCTGGTCCTCCAGTCCCCAAGCTGAAGCTGGGCAGCTCTTGGGCAcataggcatggtggcagctatGCCAGGGCTCCATCCCATGCCTTCTTCAGCTGAGCACCTCTTCCTGGGGCCCCGGAGGGAACACAGCCCCTGGCTGATGGCACAGGGTCAGGGTCCTACCCTCGAGGAGCCAGAAGACGGGGGTGAGGGGCTGGTTGAAGAGGGCATGGAAGGTGTACAGGGGCTGGGTCTGGGGCTCCAGGCTGTAGAAGGTGAGGCAGCCTGAGGCCAGGTCCAAATCCATGCCCAGGAGCCGCCCTGACACCCCTGGGAGGCGCTGGGCTTCCCCGTTGTGCCAGGCCTGGAGGCTGTCCTCCTGGACACAGAGCCCCCAGGAGCAGGGTCCCCGGCCAATGTTGTCTGTGTGGGGCCCCAGCCTGCACCGTGGCAGTTGCGGGTAGGAGACGCCCAGTGTCACCGAGTGGTCTGACGCGCGCACCTCCCAGTAGTGGTGCCCGGCCTGGAAGCTCTGGGCACATTGCACCTGCCAGAGCTGAAAGCTGCCGGGTCCGCCTGGGCCCTGGCACTGACGGCAGTGCTTCACCTGCTGGTCCTGGCGCGACAGATAGAAGTGACGGTTGGCGCTGACTGGATCAAAGGTCAGATTGCGATAATCTGTTGGGGAAAGGAGGACAGCAGTGGGCTGGGGGAAGACAGCACAACCAGATGTCCATTTATCCGCCGCTAAACCTCCGCCAGGCACGCTGAGCACCGGCCGTCACCATAGCACTTAATCCTCGCCACGACCTCGCAGGCGGAATCCTCTATCAGCCCCGTTCACAGCTGAGAAAACTGGGGCTCTGAGAGCCATTAACTCAGTGTTAAGTGGAAGAATTACGGGTCTGTGCCCCAGACTCTGTCCTTCAACGCACACTGGCTGCGTCTGCTTCAGGGTGGATGTGCACGAGGTGTGCAGGGGGTGGGACCAGGCTCAGATGTCCTGGCAGGACAGTCAAAACAAGTGCCCCCCTCACTCACACGTGCATacgaacatgcacacacacacgtgctcacAGCACACACAGGCACTTCcttgcacacgcacacacaggggCACACATACACGAACGGCCTCCTTACTCTGCCAGAGTTTCCTCCTCAGTGGACAAACTGTGCTTGGGACCGGTGCCAGGGGACCTGGGGCCTCTAGGGGGCAAAGCAGTGTTAAGGGAATGGTTGGAGAGGTCACGATGTGTGGGCCCTGACCCGCCTCCACCCCCCCAGCGGGAGGGGCGGCTGGACCCAGGACAGCAGGGGGAGGCCTGGGGTCAGTCTTACCCACGGGGGCTAAGTCCACAGGCTTGGCTGGTGCCCCAGGGTGGCTCCCCTCTTCCAAGAGGAGGCCACACAGCCGGCTTAGCAACTGCTTCAGGTCACCCAGCTGTTGGTCTTCATCCCACTGCAGAGGGGTCAGTGGCCCAAGAGGCCCTGGGGGCTGGAGGAGCTGCGATTCCTGAGCCCCAGGGAGAACAAGTAAGCCTGGGCCTGAGGGGCAGGGAAGCAAGTCCGCCACCTATGCCCTGAGCCCTCGCACCTGCAGGAAGGTCTGCTCATCCACCTGCTCCAGGATCTCCCGGATCCTGCAGCCATGGCGAGCCACAGCCTCCAAGTGGCCCCGCAGCCGCTGCTCCTCGTCTCGAGCCTGTGCCAGCGCCTGCGTCTTGGCCACCTCGATGCTCCTCAGTGCTGCCGTGTGCTGTATTTCCAGGGCCTGTAGCAGGCTGCTGAACTTGCCGGAGACCCAGGAGGCCAAGATGCAGGCCGAGTTCTGGGCGGGAACAGGAGGGGCTTCAGGGTGGCCAGGGCCCTGTGCCATACCAAgggaggctagggccagggctgcctgctgggctgagggtcagggatgTGGGGAGGCAGGGTCCCGGGAACCTCCCCAGGACCCCTGTGCCCAGCTCCCTGCTCAGCCCCACTCCCTGCTGCCTAGTGTTCCAGGGACCAGCTGGTGGCCGCCCCCAGGATGCAGTGTGAGGCCATGGTGGGCGGACAGGCACAGGCCTCGTACCTGGATCTGGCTGCTTTGCTTGCGCAGCTCTAGTAGCTGGCCTTCGGCCTGAGTGGCCTGCTGCTGGGTAACCTCCAGGCTGGCTCTCAGCTGGGCCTGTGGTGCGGGCCCAAGGGACAACCAACAAGAGAAGGCCAGGATTGGCTGTGATGTCCTTTCTCAGACAACCAACCATGCCTGCAGACACCAGGCAGCCCCTCCCCACGCCACCCCAGGCCAGCCTCCAGAGCACCGGCCTCAGTCTAACCCAGGGAGAGTTGGGGCCGTGCCCCGGGGGGTCCAGACAAAGTCCTTCCTAATCTGCAGCAGGGTGGTGCCTGAGCAGAGCGGAAGCCTTGGGCTCAGGACCCAACTTCCATTCCCATTTCTACCTCTTGCATGCTGAGCAAGCTGAGGCCAAGCACCTGTCCTCTCTGGGCCTAACCCCCCACCCATCAATACAGGAAAGCGATAATGCTGGCTCAGGAGGCCTCGCAGGGAGGACCCCAAACACTAAAGCCGTTGGTCCCTGTCTCACTGCAGAGGGGTCAGTGGCCCAGGAGGCCCTGGGGCTTGAGAAGCTGACTGCAGGGACCACCCAAAGCACCAAAGCTGTCTGACAAGTGGGCAGTTACTTGCTGGATAAACTAGCTTCTTCTGGGGATCCGGCCAGTCCCTGGCCCTAGTTTTGAGactgagaggggagggagggacccCTATTCGGTTGCGCTCCCTGAGTCCCTTGGGAATCAAAACACCGTGCTCTCATGAGAGCAGGACAAACCACGCAGGTCCCAGGGGCTCCATTCCCAGCACCTGGTCAAAAGCTTCACCACCTTGTTTCTGCTCCTCCCGCAATGCACTGAGATGGGGGCCGTTACTATCCCCACATCACAGAGGAGGAAACGGGCTCAGAGAAGTTGATAATTTGGTCAAAGTCCTCAGATCTTCCTAAGCCCAGAGCTCCTCCGGGCCCCCAGCCTCCAGCATTTCACACAGGAACACAGGAGGCCGGAGGGCAGGCTCTCCCAGGGCACCCAACCCTCCCCCAGGGACAGGCACCCCCatgtccctttccctctctcttgcaAAATCCTGGCTCCCCTGGTGCTACTGGCTGCCCCTGTCGCTCCCTTCCTCCACATGGCCCTCATCTACCGGCCTCCAACTCAAACTTCCGTGCCTAGCTCAGTCTTCTGCACCCGCCCGTGAGCAGCACATCTCGTCTCATCCTCCTCGGCGGCTTCAGCAGCTACAAGGAATGTCCCGCAACACTCTGGAGCCCTTTTCCTTCACCTCATCTCAGCCGCTCCTGTGAACTCACCCTGGCCCTGTCACCAGCTCTAAAATCTCCATTCTAGGCATCCATTCTTCCTTCTCTGACCACTGCCTTCATGCCCTCTCCTGTTCCAGCCACCTCTGtctcagtcctcccacctcaccgaCCCCCAGCCGTGCACTCTCCCATCCCTCCCTGCCCATCAGGCCTCCTGGCCACCCCTTCCCTTCCTGTCCCATCCAGCGTCCCTGTGCCATCCTCCATCCACGCCTTAGCCCCAGGCCTCCTCTGTCCCCGAATGATTCCACGTCCTGTCTTTGCTGCTGAAACGGGTTTTGTCAAGGGCACGGACCACCTCCACAGTACCGATGCTGAAGGTCATTTCTGTCCTCGTACTGAGCCTCTGATCAGCATGGGCACCCTGCCCGTTCTCTTCCTGGCACCCCTGTCTCCAGGTGCCACACAGGGCTGCCGTTCCCCCGAccttccccatctccctgggagctCCAGCTTGGAACCTTCTCTTCCTCCTAGCGCTAATGACTCCCAGCTCTCGACTTCCAGCTCCCCGCTCCTGAGCTTTggagctcacagcaagctccgcctcccgggttcacgccattctccagcctcagccaccagaggagctggaa is a window encoding:
- the TRIM65 gene encoding E3 ubiquitin-protein ligase TRIM65 isoform X7; translated protein: MAAQLLEEKLTCAICLGLYQDPVTLPCGHNFCGACIRDWWDRCGKACPECREPFPDGAELRRNVALSGVLEVVRAGPARDPGPDPDPGPDPAARCPRHGRPLELFCRTEGRCVCSVCTVRECRLHERALLDAERLQREAQLRASLEVTQQQATQAEGQLLELRKQSSQIQGPGHPEAPPVPAQNSACILASWVSGKFSSLLQALEIQHTAALRSIEVAKTQALAQARDEEQRLRGHLEAVARHGCRIREILEQVDEQTFLQESQLLQPPGPLGPLTPLQWDEDQQLGDLKQLLSRLCGLLLEEGSHPGAPAKPVDLAPVEAPGPLAPVPSTVCPLRRKLWQNYRNLTFDPVSANRHFYLSRQDQQVKHCRQCQGPGGPGSFQLWQVQCAQSFQAGHHYWEEMVLLCHSGWSTVAQSWLTAASSS
- the TRIM65 gene encoding E3 ubiquitin-protein ligase TRIM65 isoform X4, whose translation is MAAQLLEEKLTCAICLGLYQDPVTLPCGHNFCGACIRDWWDRCGKACPECREPFPDGAELRRNVALSGVLEVVRAGPARDPGPDPDPGPDPAARCPRHGRPLELFCRTEGRCVCSVCTVRECRLHERALLDAERLQREAQLRASLEVTQQQATQAEGQLLELRKQSSQIQNSACILASWVSGKFSSLLQALEIQHTAALRSIEVAKTQALAQARDEEQRLRGHLEAVARHGCRIREILEQVDEQTFLQESQLLQPPGPLGPLTPLQWDEDQQLGDLKQLLSRLCGLLLEEGSHPGAPAKPVDLAPVDYRNLTFDPVSANRHFYLSRQDQQVKHCRQCQGPGGPGSFQLWQVQCAQSFQAGHHYWEVRASDHSVTLGVSYPQLPRCRLGPHTDNIGRGPCSWGLCVQEDSLQAWHNGEAQRLPGVSGRLLGMDLDLASGCLTFYSLEPQTQPLYTFHALFNQPLTPVFWLLEGRTLTLCHQPGAVFPPGPQEEVLS
- the TRIM65 gene encoding E3 ubiquitin-protein ligase TRIM65 isoform X2 → MAAQLLEEKLTCAICLGLYQDPVTLPCGHNFCGACIRDWWDRCGKACPECREPFPDGAELRRNVALSGVLEVVRAGPARDPGPDPDPGPDPAARCPRHGRPLELFCRTEGRCVCSVCTVRECRLHERALLDAERLQREAQLRASLEVTQQQATQAEGQLLELRKQSSQIQNSACILASWVSGKFSSLLQALEIQHTAALRSIEVAKTQALAQARDEEQRLRGHLEAVARHGCRIREILEQVDEQTFLQESQLLQPPGPLGPLTPLQWDEDQQLGDLKQLLSRLCGLLLEEGSHPGAPAKPVDLAPVEAPGPLAPVPSTVCPLRRKLWQNYRNLTFDPVSANRHFYLSRQDQQVKHCRQCQGPGGPGSFQLWQVQCAQSFQAGHHYWEVRASDHSVTLGVSYPQLPRCRLGPHTDNIGRGPCSWGLCVQEDSLQAWHNGEAQRLPGVSGRLLGMDLDLASGCLTFYSLEPQTQPLYTFHALFNQPLTPVFWLLEGRTLTLCHQPGAVFPPGPQEEVLS
- the TRIM65 gene encoding E3 ubiquitin-protein ligase TRIM65 isoform X6, yielding MAAQLLEEKLTCAICLGLYQDPVTLPCGHNFCGACIRDWWDRCGKACPECREPFPDGAELRRNVALSGVLEVVRAGPARDPGPDPDPGPDPAARCPRHGRPLELFCRTEGRCVCSVCTVRECRLHERALLDAERLQRENSACILASWVSGKFSSLLQALEIQHTAALRSIEVAKTQALAQARDEEQRLRGHLEAVARHGCRIREILEQVDEQTFLQESQLLQPPGPLGPLTPLQWDEDQQLGDLKQLLSRLCGLLLEEGSHPGAPAKPVDLAPVDYRNLTFDPVSANRHFYLSRQDQQVKHCRQCQGPGGPGSFQLWQVQCAQSFQAGHHYWEVRASDHSVTLGVSYPQLPRCRLGPHTDNIGRGPCSWGLCVQEDSLQAWHNGEAQRLPGVSGRLLGMDLDLASGCLTFYSLEPQTQPLYTFHALFNQPLTPVFWLLEGRTLTLCHQPGAVFPPGPQEEVLS
- the TRIM65 gene encoding E3 ubiquitin-protein ligase TRIM65 isoform X3, whose product is MAAQLLEEKLTCAICLGLYQDPVTLPCGHNFCGACIRDWWDRCGKACPECREPFPDGAELRRNVALSGVLEVVRAGPARDPGPDPDPGPDPAARCPRHGRPLELFCRTEGRCVCSVCTVRECRLHERALLDAERLQREAQLRASLEVTQQQATQAEGQLLELRKQSSQIQGPGHPEAPPVPAQNSACILASWVSGKFSSLLQALEIQHTAALRSIEVAKTQALAQARDEEQRLRGHLEAVARHGCRIREILEQVDEQTFLQESQLLQPPGPLGPLTPLQWDEDQQLGDLKQLLSRLCGLLLEEGSHPGAPAKPVDLAPVDYRNLTFDPVSANRHFYLSRQDQQVKHCRQCQGPGGPGSFQLWQVQCAQSFQAGHHYWEVRASDHSVTLGVSYPQLPRCRLGPHTDNIGRGPCSWGLCVQEDSLQAWHNGEAQRLPGVSGRLLGMDLDLASGCLTFYSLEPQTQPLYTFHALFNQPLTPVFWLLEGRTLTLCHQPGAVFPPGPQEEVLS
- the TRIM65 gene encoding E3 ubiquitin-protein ligase TRIM65 isoform X5, whose translation is MAAQLLEEKLTCAICLGLYQDPVTLPCGHNFCGACIRDWWDRCGKACPECREPFPDGAELRRNVALSGVLEVVRAGPARDPGPDPDPGPDPAARCPRHGRPLELFCRTEGRCVCSVCTVRECRLHERALLDAERLQRENSACILASWVSGKFSSLLQALEIQHTAALRSIEVAKTQALAQARDEEQRLRGHLEAVARHGCRIREILEQVDEQTFLQESQLLQPPGPLGPLTPLQWDEDQQLGDLKQLLSRLCGLLLEEGSHPGAPAKPVDLAPVEAPGPLAPVPSTVCPLRRKLWQNYRNLTFDPVSANRHFYLSRQDQQVKHCRQCQGPGGPGSFQLWQVQCAQSFQAGHHYWEVRASDHSVTLGVSYPQLPRCRLGPHTDNIGRGPCSWGLCVQEDSLQAWHNGEAQRLPGVSGRLLGMDLDLASGCLTFYSLEPQTQPLYTFHALFNQPLTPVFWLLEGRTLTLCHQPGAVFPPGPQEEVLS
- the TRIM65 gene encoding E3 ubiquitin-protein ligase TRIM65 isoform X1, which codes for MAAQLLEEKLTCAICLGLYQDPVTLPCGHNFCGACIRDWWDRCGKACPECREPFPDGAELRRNVALSGVLEVVRAGPARDPGPDPDPGPDPAARCPRHGRPLELFCRTEGRCVCSVCTVRECRLHERALLDAERLQREAQLRASLEVTQQQATQAEGQLLELRKQSSQIQGPGHPEAPPVPAQNSACILASWVSGKFSSLLQALEIQHTAALRSIEVAKTQALAQARDEEQRLRGHLEAVARHGCRIREILEQVDEQTFLQESQLLQPPGPLGPLTPLQWDEDQQLGDLKQLLSRLCGLLLEEGSHPGAPAKPVDLAPVEAPGPLAPVPSTVCPLRRKLWQNYRNLTFDPVSANRHFYLSRQDQQVKHCRQCQGPGGPGSFQLWQVQCAQSFQAGHHYWEVRASDHSVTLGVSYPQLPRCRLGPHTDNIGRGPCSWGLCVQEDSLQAWHNGEAQRLPGVSGRLLGMDLDLASGCLTFYSLEPQTQPLYTFHALFNQPLTPVFWLLEGRTLTLCHQPGAVFPPGPQEEVLS
- the TRIM65 gene encoding E3 ubiquitin-protein ligase TRIM65 isoform X8 codes for the protein MAAQLLEEKLTCAICLGLYQDPVTLPCGHNFCGACIRDWWDRCGKACPECREPFPDGAELRRNVALSGVLEVVRAGPARDPGPDPDPGPDPAARCPRHGRPLELFCRTEGRCVCSVCTVRECRLHERALLDAERLQREAQLRASLEVTQQQATQAEGQLLELRKQSSQIQGPGHPEAPPVPAQNSACILASWVSGKFSSLLQALEIQHTAALRSIEVAKTQALAQARDEEQRLRGHLEAVARHGCRIREILEQVDEQTFLQESQLLQPPGPLGPLTPLQWDEDQQLGDLKQLLSRLCGLLLEEGSHPGAPAKPVDLAPVEAPGPLAPVPSTVCPLRRKLWQNYRNLTFDPVSANRHFYLSRQDQQVKHCRQCQGPGGPGSFQLWQVQCAQSFQAGHHYWEVESCSLKKTYSDPNPQDLWL